In one Bactrocera tryoni isolate S06 chromosome 5, CSIRO_BtryS06_freeze2, whole genome shotgun sequence genomic region, the following are encoded:
- the LOC120776756 gene encoding vacuolar protein sorting-associated protein VTA1 homolog, with protein sequence MEFPPCPASLKQIQHFLKIAQEHDSRDIVVAYWARLYALQIGLKISKQQPDETKLLLAIMDWLENMKKQQTENEAITNEVAAQAHLENYALKLFLYADKQDRDSNFGKNVVKAFYSSGVIYDVLQTFGELSEESIHNRKYAKWKAAYIHNCLKNGETPIPGPMPDGDDEFAAEGGAIGGNGDGGGSADGEGDPEITAIPQDPPAEEEVGPVPIPDPSPPQSPPPTVDEVLNNPNKLPSPPVDEEKPGGFEPYVPQAQPSRIYIPPTPVADLQLTPEQIMKAQKYTKFAGTALNFDDVKTAIDNLQKALKLLTTGEDS encoded by the exons atggaatttccACCGTGTCCAGCATCTTTAAAACAAATCCAGCATTTCCTCAAGATCGCACAGGAGCATGATTCGCGTGATATTGTTGTGGCGTATTGGGCGCGGCTCTACGCTCTACAAATTGgattaaaaatatcaaagcaGCAACCAGATGAAACCAAATTACTATTGG CAATAATGGATTGGTTGGAAAATATGAAGAAGCAGCAAACGGAAAATGAAGCAATTACTAACGAGGTAGCGGCACAGGCACATTTAGAAAATTATGCTTTAAAATTATTCCTTTATGCTGATAAACAAGACCGTGACTCAAATTTTGGCAA AAATGTGGTAAAAGCATTCTACTCCAGTGGTGTTATCTACGATGTACTGCAAACATTTGGTGAACTCTCCGAGGAATCTATACACAATCGGAAATATGCCAAATGGAAGGCAGCATACATTCATAATTGCCTTAAAAATGGCGAGACCCCCATACCCGGTCCAATGCCAGATGGTGATGATGAATTCGCAGCTGAAGGTGGTGCCATAGGTGGAAATGGTGATGGTGGAGGTTCAGCTGATGGTGAAGGTGATCCTGAAATCACTGCTATACCACAAGATCCACCAGCCGAGGAAGAAGTTGGTCCAGTACCGATACCAGATCCTTCACCACCGCAAAGCCCTCCACCTACCGTTGATGAGGTTCTGAATAATCCCAACAAATTACCAAGCCCACCAGTCGATGAAGAGAAACCTGGTGGTTTCGAGCCTTATGTACCGCAAGCGCAGCCAAGTCGAATATACATACCTCCAACACCAGTCGCCGATTTGCAATTAACACCAGAACAAATAATGAAAGCgcaaaaatatacgaaattcgCTGGCACTGCTCTCAATTTCGATGATGTGAAAACAGCTATTGATAATTTGCAAAAAGCTTTAAAACTTTTAACAACGGGTGAAGATAgttaa